One genomic region from Pararge aegeria chromosome 14, ilParAegt1.1, whole genome shotgun sequence encodes:
- the LOC120629077 gene encoding evolutionarily conserved signaling intermediate in Toll pathway, mitochondrial: protein MNVNLIRKIVRTRPTNIFFLRWNSSEKKIATYDPFYAKPKKTKETYLEVITIFENQDTRRRGHVEFIYAALSRMKEFGVQKDLEVYKALVDVLPKGKFIPTNIFQAEFMHYPKQQQCAVDLLEQMEDNGVIPDSELEQMLLNIFGRRGIPLRKFWRMMYWMPKFKNLSPWHLPEQLPGDTLELARLAIQRITSVDPNTKINTWQTEEIEASLDKTWIISAQSITQQILLAEQPPTEPLVIKGPFDVYLRDHVVTYFLLLGKIRPDYKDESDTDDVSDMPRPPGIPGVIGKVTLPQVKSTIHEQDDGTIVAVCATGTSSRDSLLSWIRLLEKNNNPLLSSIPVIFTLVAPPSDVSLYETQPATQNDKIEFKE from the exons atgaacGTTAACCTAATAAGAAAAATTGTAAGAACAAGACCTACAAATATATTCTTTCTGAGATGGAATAGCTCAGAGAAAAAAATAGCTACATACGATCCCTTTTACGCCAAACCAAAGAAGACAAAAGAAACTTACCTAGAGGTTATTACTATTTTCGAAAACCAAGACACAAGGCGGCGGGGACACGTAGAGTTTATTTACGCTGCTCTAAGTAGAATGAAGGAATTCGGCGTTCAAAAGGACTTGGAAGTTTATAAAGCCCTGGTCGATGTTCTGCCTAAAGGGAAATTTATACCTACTAACATATTTCAGGCAGAATTTATGCATTATCCAAAACAACAACAATGTGCTGTGGACTTGTTGGAACAGATGGAGGATAACG GTGTAATACCAGACTCAGAATTGGAGCAGATGTTATTAAACATATTTGGTCGAAGAGGAATACCATTGCGTAAGTTCTGGCGCATGATGTACTGGATGCCGAAGTTCAAAAACCTTAGTCCATGGCACCTGCCTGAGCAGCTTCCTGGTGATACATTAGAACTGGCTAGACTTGCTATACAAAGGATAACATCAGTGGACCCAAATACAAAGATAAATACTTGGCAG aCAGAAGAAATTGAAGCCTCACTGGATAAAACATGGATTATAAGTGCACAAAGTATAACACAGCAAATACTCTTGGCAGAACAGCCACCAACTGAACCGTTGGTTATAAAAGGCCCATTTGATGTGTATCTGAGAGACCATGTTGTCACATACTTTTTATTGTTAGGAAAAATTCGTCCGGATTATAAAGATGAATCAGATACAGATG atGTTTCAGATATGCCAAGGCCACCAGGAATACCGGGTGTAATAGGAAAAGTGACACTACCCCAAGTCAAAAGTACAATACATGAACAAGATGATGGTACAATAGTAGCTGTCTGTGCTACAG GGACATCATCCAGAGATTCTCTGCTATCTTGGATAAGGttactagaaaaaaataataatccacTTTTATCAAGTATACCAGTTATATTTACGCTTGTGGCGCCGCCTAGTGATGTATCTTTGTATGAAACTCAACCTGCCACACAGAATGACAAAATTGAATTTAAGGAATGA
- the LOC120629078 gene encoding TM2 domain-containing protein CG10795, with amino-acid sequence MSWLTFSLILCLFCFQTGGLASDDAKSDKNVVVDCSTLRLGQYICPDPNKNQIDPNTQQFAGCTKGKDVPSEGEADVQCIAADGIICNQTSNSTFWRKMPCKWTNGYSLEVALLLSVFLGMFGLDRFYLGYPGIGLAKLCTLGFMFLGQLLDIILIAAQVVGPSDGSAYVIPYYGAGVTVVRSDNETYLLPQADWHNIT; translated from the exons ATGTCTTGGTTGACATTTTCccttatattatgtttattttgtttccaAACGGGTGGCCTAGCTTCTGATGATGCTAAAAGTGACAAGAATGTAGTTGTGGACTGCAGTACATTGCGACTGGGACAGTATATATGTCCGGATcctaataaaaatcaaatagatCCTAACACTCAGCAGTTTGCAGGATGTACAAAAGGGAAAGATGTTCCATCGGAAGGCGAAGCTGATG tacagtgcataGCTGCTGATGGAATAATATGCAACCAAACCAGTAATTCAACCTTTTGGAGAAAGATGCCATGTAAATGGAC gAATGGTTACTCTTTAGAAGTAGCATTATTGCTGTCAGTTTTTCTGGGAATGTTTGGCTTAGACAGATTCTATTTGGGATATCCTGGCATTGGCTTAGCTAAATTGTGCACACTGGGCTTCATGTTCTTGGGTCAGCTGTTAGATATTATACTCATCGCCGCCCAG GTGGTGGGACCATCTGACGGTTCAGCATACGTAATACCCTACTATGGGGCTGGAGTTACTGTTGTCAGGAGTGATAATGAGACATACCTGTTGCCGCAAGCAGACTGGCATAACATCACCTGA